A segment of the Corylus avellana chromosome ca2, CavTom2PMs-1.0 genome:
ttctacctgaaaacaagaaataaaactgaatgagcccaaaagggggcccagcaagtaaaatccacaaccataaatagttttgctccttgttctcagttttgataatcgttttctcaaataaatatacatccagccataataataatacatgtatgtacggttgtatcttccgtagcatatacgtactattacatcatcatcataatgcatcgctataaatcgtctttataaatcaacatagtatatcatcgttgaaaatcatcatagtatatcatcattgaaaattatcatagtatatcatcgttgaaattcatcatagtataccatcattgaaaatcatcataatatatcatcgttgaaatcatattatcgttttctcatattagggcccatgtacactattacccctgtgtacgagggttgcgggtccttgtgaccatggcactgaactgtggcctcagccatgcccgaccgtcaattaactcttttcttggtgcactcaacggtcatgttgatggaataccaccttctggcatagcctccttcagtggtttcgcctccatccgagtatcggtaccgaactcatctcatcttatcttggggccaaaaatactctcctccatacatgtgccctcatttcataaacatttaactcatttcttgtacttttctttgtacttcttttgatgcatcttagggcaacatgtaggagggtttatcatcattcttctttcttataattagggctgtaaacgagccgagcttgggcgagctttggctgtccaagctcggctcgtCTATTTTGGagtcaggctcgagctcgagctcgagctcgagtcgagcctgactttgctgctcgagctcggctcgacagaGTATGCACcctgctcgagctcgagctcgagatcGACTATTTTGCTCGATCTCGAGCTCgagccaggctcgagctcgacttttttttttgttatttttttgggtaatttaaatgtattaaattacaaaaatcatccagaatattttgcaccttaaaatactaaaaaatactaaacaaacaTATCAGATTAATGTCAatcttacaattaaaactaacaaaatcaactaaaatgctaaagaatattaaacaaatacaacatattaatcccaacattacaatcatccatacaaaatcaactaaaatgttaaaaaacatTAAGCAAACATAACATATTAATCTCCACCTTACAATTCCATACACAATCAActaacataatcaactaaaatgctaaagaacattaaacaaacattacATATTAATCTCCACCTTACAATTCCATACACAATCAActaacataatcaactaaaatgctaaagaacattaaacaaacattacagattaatcccaacattacagtcatccatacagaatcaactaaaagtctaaaatgcAATCCCAACATTACAGTTATCCATacagaatcaactaaaatgtttaaaaacattaaacaaacataacatatTAAACTCCACCTCACAATTCCATACACAACCAACTAAAATGCAACATTGTACAATAACAATTATTTTCCATCTGGCAGATCAATCTCCACCATCTCATCATCATCCGTATCCTCCACCTAATATAACAAATGCAAAGTAATTAGTTCAAATACAAGATATTaagaaactgaaaataataaaaataatttaggaaaaattaaaacttaccGAACCACCTCTTTTTAGCCCATACATTGCTCTCACCCAATCAGCCCCACATAGTAATTTTTCCACTGTCTCAGGTGCTAGTGAAGCTCTATGGGGATCAATAACCCTTCCCCCAGCACTAAAAGTAGACTCTGAAGCCACAGTAGTAATGGGGCTTGACAGGATATCTTTGGCCACTTTAGACAAAATACGGTACTTCAAGGTATTGGCTTTCCACCATTCCAATGCATTAAATTCCACACCCTTCTCAGGTATGAATACACCTTCTTCCAAGTATGTGTCCAAGTCTGATTTAATAGGTTGCTGCACTGAATCAGTAGTTCTAAGGAATGACTCAAACAAATCCCTACCACCTTCACTCTTTTCAGAAATTACACTTCTACTTGAAGCACCATGTGAAGAGCTTTTATGAACATCATGTTCCACAAGGTTTGCATTGTGCTCATTGACATACATAgcataaatttctttcattttactttCAACAaacttaatattttctttagctTCATCATCTTTGTAGATTTTTGGAAAGCAAAATTTGATCAACATCATCTTACACCTTGGGTCCAGAATTGCACCAACTGACATCAACAAATTACACTCACCCCAATATTTATCAAACTTGATTCTCATTTTGCGTGCCATGGAACTAATGTATTCATTTTCATCATTAAATTTCTTCTGCAGgttgttcaaacttcaaagcaTAGAAAAGCTAAAGAGTAATTAAGAGTAGCCTTTTAAACTAAAGAGTAATTAAGAGTAGCCTTTTAAACTTAAAATGTGTCAGCAAGATTAGTTATATAATTAAGAGtagcttttaatttaatttttatttttttataaggtaAGTAGTCTTTAGTcttcaatcatttgattattaGGAAAGTTGCGTATAATATCTTCTTTAGGAATATATTCCTCCTATATAGTCCAAGTCTAGTTGCAAAAGTATAGAGAATTATGTTAATAGTAGTCTTTAGTcttcaatcatttgattattttaGGATGTAATATTGTCTTTAGGAATAGTCTAAGTCTAGTTGcaaaattaagtatattttctaCAAGGATACTTTTACCCCTCTGTGTTTTTCTGCAAAAACGACTCTTACAACAAAATCCATACTCTAAAAGGAAAGGGTATTACAATAACATTAATCCTATCCTCAACAGAAACATCAAACtactgattaaaaaaaaaaaaaaaaccacacaaaACCAACCTCTAGCAAATAATATGAGAAATACAAGAGCATTGCCTTCAAAGCCAGTTATTTAATAAAAGGCCAACACCCCCACACCAATCAGCCCTTCATCCTTGTTCAATCTGCCTcgatcctcatctccatatatATCAGGCAAATCACGTCGTCTCCGTAATAGAAATATAGATAAATAATCCAATAGAAATATAGGCAAATCACCCAAGTTCTCCCATCAACCAAAACAATGAATAAAACCAACAAGAACTAAAATACAaaaccccccccaaaaaaaaaatcacagtaATTACCACCCGTGTAGCGAAACCCCAAACCATcgaccacccaagaagaaacggaaaaagaaataacccaaagagaaaagaaaaacccataaATCTTctcacctcctccgcctccaatccgcggcgtactgcgagtctgcgagagtgaaacgacctccgagagcggcgtggatagcggggttggcagcggcaagttcctggaaaccgggcacgatccgttcagcttcagccaggcgtcaaggtgtgtggttgctgcggtgATGCCGTGATGGTGGTGGTTGTTGTTGAGGGCACTGGGTAGTGGTAGGAGCGGCAACAGAGAtaggaggcgaggaggatggtggagacAGTGAGAGGAGAGGCGGCCGCGAGACTTGAGAGAAGAAAACGTAGAGAATAGAGATcagatttaggttaaatttgggttctctGATTTGCAACCGTtagatttggaaaaataattaaattttaattattaacggtttgatttgttttaccAAAAATGTATCCCATGTGGCTGTTTCTACTCTGATCTACTGTGCTTGTTTAATATGATCCATTGATCATATAaacgttttcaacatttaatattactcgtcagattagatcaaacaaggcaagcttacggtgtctctgttacaccatatacatttttcttagtaaatgcttgatagttgtcatccattaatatcatccaacagctattagatcatcaaaacattttggacaGCTACGATTACactaatataattatattccatatatcaaattcaaaattcaaaatttgggaattatgaataaaaattgtgttatgtagtattatttagggaagtttgttattttaatttcaataattacaattttaaaaattgtgtttttttaatcgcgtatttttttttcttattattgtagattaattattttttaaatcacaatgtaaAACGCTTTAAtgctttatgtcacacacttacacacactaatcactattatcatattacatatagtattatttagttaatatgttaaaatgttaatgcttaacacgggtcaattatataatgtcaatattaatatatattatattttatatgtaaacatttatatactttttaTGGGTATATGgttgtatcattatctaatttatatgggtaatggttatgggtcaatgttaattgttataacttatatacttatattatatgttcttaaCTTCTtattatcacgattcatgatatatgatttaaattcaaattgttaagtttttatttaccgtaaattgtgattataatgtataaattataagaaacatattagttacttaattattaatctttttttttttgaaataaatacattccaatttcattgataataatcatgAGTATAANNNNNNNNNNNNNNNNNNNNNNNNNNNNNNNNNNNNNNNNNNNNNNNNNNNNNNNNNNNNNNNNNNNNNNNNNNNNNNNNNNNNNNNNNNNNNNNNNNNNGAGTTGGGATAGGGGTGCCTCATACAAACATCCCCAAGAAGAGGGATTTTAAAACTTTCTGGGGGGCGATTGCCCCCCAAGAATAAACGCAGGTCCGCCCCTGCTTGACTGGAAGCCGAGAAGAAGTATACATGCTAAACCACTGAttacataacatatttatatataagatTTAAGCATATATAATACACACCTTGACAGGATTGTATTTGTAGAAAATTGGAGAAGCCGGGCATGCAAGATGGTAAATCTGATCAACCTCGACCAACAATGGCTCAGTAACATctattaaacaaagaaaaaagaaaaataacatattttatattcatccaAAATAACCCGTGAATTTGCAAAAGAAATTACAGGGAACAGGAAAGTACTCCAATGTAAATTTAACAAAGCACATCATTTTAGGACGAAATACAATCATATTGATAATGTGCATTCATtctattaataaaatttcatatttttccatTAATGAACTAAATTCACATTAAAATGCCTCTTTGTGATCGGAAATAACTGCATGGACAGTCAAAAGAAATCCTAAACATATTTAGCCAACTGGTCATGGCATAGCGATGTATTATTTCAGCATATTTCGAGTTAAAAACAACGGACAATATACAAGCTCGATTTGGAAGCTCAAATGTTAATTACAACAGCTATTTGAAAGAATAAGCATATGCTGGCAAGATTGTATTTGGACAGTAACTGAGTCCAAAGCCATTAAACAAATGGGACTTAGCATGTTAACAAAGAATAATTTAGTATTTCAgcattttccatccaaataCTTTGAATTGTGAACAGCTGGAAGAAACTAAATTTTAAGTACCGTGACGAATAAGCTCGAATCTTGGATGACCAATCCATTTTCTAAGATTGTCCTTTGATCCAGTGAAGTAGTTATCAGCAACAATCACCTGAGTAGAAAAGATATGTGGAACATAGTCATCATAATTGTTTTATGCAATTCACATGAAGTCAGTAGCTATACTTTCTGTTGGCATTGGTGTCTCAGTATAGGTAGAATGCTTATCTTCCACACATAGGTGCTAATTTCTAAGTAAATGTCCCTTTTACACCAAATCTTTTCATCAtgaataaacacaaaaaatgagCCCAGATAACATAAGAAAAGATGCTAacctcatttttttcattttccatcaATTTATCGACTAAGTGAGAGCCAATGAATCCAGCTCCTCCAGTGACCAAAATCCTCATATTTGACTGTAGTCAACAATGAAAAGTAATAATTCAATAGCAGatcaatcaattaaatgattagaATGAAAAAAGCAAGTAGATGATGATGTTGGTATACTAGCTGATTATGTACAGCTTTAAACATTCTTCTGCAACgtagagaaagaagagaattcCAAACCAAACAATGTAATAAACACGTGTGTAGTGttgaaacccaaaaagaaaagggcatATTACAATCCATCTAATACTTTAAAAGACATAGTTACAAGATAGACCCGATCTCTCGGTTTTAACAGATGTAAGGCtgtattttaattgaaatataagaTCTTCCATCCTTGGGAATCCTTTCTACGAGATTCATTACATAAGACAATCAGGATGATGGGATTTGTTTCATTTTGGGCATGCAGGATCGGATCAAACCTAGGCTCTACAAGATAGTGAGTATCAATATCTATCCTCCACAATTACCTACAGTATACCTTCTAAACTCTACGCCCCACAGTTTGTGAAACTATATAACCTATGCCCTGCTAAATGCGAGCACTTTTATCCCAAAAACATAAATCAACCAAATAGTTACCCACCTATTCAGTAGATCCAGTCGTACAAAAAGATGGCAAAAGCAATGCAACTTCTAGAGCCCAATTAAACCAATATTTGATAAAGCAAATGCAGCATAGCATGCGCAGTAGTTGAAggtgagaaaataataataataataaatttaacaacAAATAAGTTGTAACCAATAAATGCAAACAAGCAAAGGCAACTACCCAGATGCAGAAATATCACAATCACATAATAAAAGCAATCACCATAAGGCATACCACAGTAATCAATAGCTGTAATCATCAAATTTGCATAAACccagataaagaaaaagaaaaagaaaatacttttacCTGAAAAAACTTGGAAAATCGCAATGGAGATGGCAATGGAGGCGGCTTAGTTGTGATTTGGTGCTCACCGTTCGAAGTGTTCTGGGCCATTGCTCTCAGATCTCCTCCTATACTCGACGCCTACCACAATTTCCCACTCAATCAAACACtgtaattatatatgtattcgAATTTTCACAGAGTAGGTACACAGAGAAAGGCTcagacaaaaataataattatttttttctacaaaattaaCAGAGAATTTTCAATTCGGGTTcagaggagagaaagagatagagatGCTGACCAAAAAGATTGTTCAGAGGAAGAAGACCACAAACCCTGATTACCCTTCTGATCCACAAAAAACTGATCAGAGACACATATTTATAGTAGAAAACCAATCTAAAAACCGAAACTTTCTCCCaccaaattataaattataaaaaaaaaataaataaataaaaattcaaatccaaatCCTTCAAATTCACGCAAAGTTTTGTAGTCATTATGATGGCTCCTCGATAACAATAACATAAACAGAAATCACACCaaactataaaaacaaaacaaaacaaaaaacgtgccaatcaaataaaatttaaattctaaaattttcatCTCAATTGTTAATTACCTAATTTAATGAGGTTTTGGGATTAGCAAACGAAGAGAGTCAGTGGGATTTTAGGTGGTAAAGTTTGTTTGGGGGGATTAGACAGCGATAATTAAGGAATGTTGAAGGATTAAAGGGAGCTTAGAAGACATATGCTTTGGTATCGTCCAGAGAGTGGGAAGAAGGTTCCTTTCAACTTTGTTCAGCAGCAAAAAGACCGAATTTGATACTCGTGCATGAGTTGTCTTTATACGCTCTACGTATCTGGGGTTCTGCCACGTGTACTTACAATTTGCCAATTTGGTGCGTAGAGGATACTTCTACAAGAGACAACGTTATTATCTAATGTTACAAGTCTCCTAAAAATCATCACAAatgtgacgtgacttttaaaattacctgTAACATCctcagcccgttaaggctgagtttgccacttttcttcttttataacaaaagttcttgcaaagatctataaggtctatcagagtatttgattttaaaggatacaataaatatataaaacatcattcaaaagatttttattacaagcgaaattagaaaacattaaactttagttgcgaaaaatcatattattacaataattgatatgaaaagactttgaaagttaataattattcccgccccaattccggccttctattccagcgtcctttctacctgaaaacaagaaataaaactgaatgagtcCAAatggggcccagcaagtaaaatccataaccataaatagttttgctccttgttctcagttttgataatcgttttcgcaaataaatatacatccagccataataataatacatgtatgtacggttgtatcttccgtagcatatacgtactattacatcatcatcataatgcatcgctataaatcatctttataaatcaacatagtatatcatcattgaaaattatcatagtatatcatcgttgaaattcatCATAATataccatcattgaaaatcatcatagtatatcatcgttgaaatcatattatcgttttctcatattagggcccatgtacactattacccctgtgtacgagggttgcgggtccttgtgaccatggcactgaactgtggcctcagccatgcccgaccgttaattaactcttttcttggtgcactcaacggtcatgttgatggaataccaccttctggcatagcctccttcagtggtttcgcctccatccgagtatcggtaccgaactcatctcatcttatcttggggccaaaaatactctcctccatacatgtgtcctcatttcataaacatttaactcatttcttgtacttttctttgtacttcttttgatgcatcttagggcaacatgtaggagggtttatcatcattcttctttcttataatcatcattatttcttaactttctttcctaaaaaatggaaacttttccaaatataaacttgttgtacttagaaagcatttaaagaaatagaaactttctaaataattcttttacaaatccttcatgcatgcaacatatcttcatgacaagtaaataaaataatcatttacagtttgatacaagaataaataaatagcatgacatgaagtaattttagaaggggtagtgaatttacttacctctagactgaagctaaaagtggtctgaaggatctagttgctccaatctgactaacactactagtatatctttcaaactaatttctcaagtccgttctctctcgtattctttctttcttgcaacgctttgtctcgccctttctctctctgtttcgtgtaaacactttcagaaagaagaaagaccgagtagaaaacggaagaatgaagaatatgtggaagagaagggagaggagtagtgaaatttgtgaagggtgaggactctatttataggaaaccatctccatctaccaatcttcatctacaaaccttcatccactaatctccatctataattctccatctattagtacttatctataaatctccacctactagtatccatctataaatctccatctactagtacttatctataaatcttcacctactagtatccatctataaatctccatctactagtatccatctataaatctccatctactagtatccatctataaatcttcacctactagtatccatctataaatctccatctacaatttttcttaccatttactatcctattatttcaccaataaccattatctaattaccactctctgtaatatcataaatttccccagaattaaaatcataggctaaaatggatatcaaaataacatcatcatcaaaataatatgtttaaataactttgaaaatttcggGGCGCTACAAGTACACTGTTCACAAATGCAACATGAATGTATTATGCATTTGAAATGCATAATCAAACgcaaatgagtttttttgtgttttgcttatctattatagataaaaataagaaatggcTAGTCCCcaatgggtagctcaatcggctgtgaaccccgcctcatgaagtggaggtcactagttcgaatccccactcccccttcccttgtgtggacatgtcaaaaaaaaaaatggctaagCCATTGTAAGTACTTAGAGGAtaccatttgtgatacaaattaaaactcaagtgggtaaaaataaagtcatttaaccctttcttcttctttttttttcttttttttttttaataactaaccctattttttatattgaaatctttcagttttttttattattattaaatgagacataataaataaataaataaataattaaaaaaataaaactaaaatcttttgaagttcttcaaaaaatcaattagTTGATAAAATACTAGGCTGTTAAAATTTGAATGATATGattcaaaaaataatggttaaaatttaaaaaacgtAGGTTGAAAAATGTAGAGGATCATAACTAGGAAACCAACCTATCAGCACATATTTTCAACCCTAACATCCTCGGCCGCCACAGCTTCACACAAACACTGAAGAAGGAATTTACTCTCCATCTCCAAAAGATGACGACACCGTACGATCTCATCACCGAAATACTTCTCCGGCTGCAAGTGAAGCCGCTGTTACGTTTCCAATGCGTTTCGAAACCATTGTTTGCGTTACTCAACGGCCCATATTTCATCAACCTGCATCTCCGTTGTTCCATCGAGAACAACATAGAACACACTCTCATTGCAGAGACGTCACCGTATAGTAATATGGAAAAAGATTTATACATTCTAAACTTCTCCGACATTCCAAACAT
Coding sequences within it:
- the LOC132169424 gene encoding UDP-glucuronic acid decarboxylase 6-like, whose product is MAQNTSNGEHQITTKPPPLPSPLRFSKFFQSNMRILVTGGAGFIGSHLVDKLMENEKNEVIVADNYFTGSKDNLRKWIGHPRFELIRHDVTEPLLVEVDQIYHLACPASPIFYKYNPVKVCIIYA